One segment of Halomonas sp. TD01 DNA contains the following:
- a CDS encoding acyl-CoA thioesterase, with the protein MSTAISSVALRVRGYQLDGYGHVNNARYLEFMEEGRWAFFDDHPRLIKQLHEAGRAFVVVNLNIDYRAAAVQNDDLQIMTGMVDVGDRSAICHHRIVRQDGVLVAQADLTFVLLDIKANKAAPIEGDVREVLEGLVVDKGAFLA; encoded by the coding sequence ATGTCCACAGCAATATCCAGTGTTGCGCTGCGAGTGCGCGGTTACCAGTTGGATGGTTACGGCCACGTCAATAACGCACGCTATCTCGAATTTATGGAAGAGGGTCGCTGGGCTTTTTTTGATGACCATCCGCGTTTGATAAAACAGCTTCATGAGGCAGGACGAGCGTTTGTCGTGGTCAATCTGAATATTGATTATCGAGCGGCCGCTGTTCAGAACGATGATTTGCAGATTATGACCGGCATGGTAGACGTAGGTGATCGTAGCGCGATTTGTCATCATCGAATTGTGCGTCAAGACGGCGTGCTGGTTGCCCAGGCAGATTTGACCTTTGTGCTGCTAGATATAAAGGCAAATAAGGCTGCTCCTATTGAAGGAGACGTGCGAGAGGTGCTTGAGGGCCTTGTGGTCGATAAAGGCGCCTTTTTAGCGTAA
- the gyrA gene encoding DNA gyrase subunit A: MGDIAREILPVNIEDELKQSYLDYAMSVIIGRALPDVRDGLKPVHRRVLFAMHELSNDWNKPYKKSARVVGDVIGKYHPHGDSAVYDTIVRMAQHFSMRHVLVDGQGNFGSIDGDNAAAMRYTEVRMARLAHELLADLEKDTVDWVDNYDGTERIPAVLPTKVPNLLINGSSGIAVGMATNIPPHNMREIIDGCLALIDDYTLTVDDLMQYIPGPDFPTGGIINGRAGILDAYRTGRGRIYVRACHTIEHDDKSGRDHIIITELPYQVNKARLIEKIAELVKEKKIEGIAELRDESDKDGLRVVIEIKRGESGDVVVNNLFAQTQLQNVFGINMVALENGQPRTLNIKEMLEAFIRHRREVVTRRTLYELKKARERGHLLEGLAVAISNIDEVIELIKASPNAAEAREKLLAKTWKPGQVTAMLERAGATSCKPEDLDEGFGLNTAATEYRLSPAQAQAILELRLHRLTGLETEKLLDEYLSILEKIAEFTTILASPDRLMEVIREELHAVREQYGDDRRTEIQASHLDLSIEDLIAEEDMVVTVSRSGYAKTQPLSDYQAQRRGGRGKSATAMKDEDVIEHLLVASTHDTVLLFSNRGKVYWLKVYEMPNASRGSRGKPLVNMLPLEEGEAVNAILPVRDYDPEHYIFFATAKGTVKRTSLEQFSRPRSVGLIAIDLEEGDRLVGAAITSGSDHAMLLSSNGKAIRFEEGNVRAMGRTARGVRGMRLAGDAEVISLIIPKSQQIDAEDDADVDADAQVVAAENAQAEGQIYILTASENGYGKRTRLEEFPLRGRGGQGVIAMQTSERNGALVAAMQVYDSDEMMLITDRGTLVRTRVEEVSTTSRNTQGVMLIRLGKEEKLVKTVRVDEPAEIDTFESDISETDVLGTDGVDTDPVAPGEPGNTDDGEQEQGTDDTSL, encoded by the coding sequence ATGGGTGACATCGCCAGAGAAATCTTGCCCGTCAATATTGAAGACGAGCTTAAACAGTCGTACCTCGACTACGCGATGAGTGTCATTATCGGTCGCGCTCTTCCTGATGTGCGTGACGGCCTCAAGCCTGTTCACCGGCGTGTGCTTTTTGCCATGCACGAGCTGAGCAACGATTGGAATAAACCGTACAAGAAGTCGGCGCGTGTCGTCGGCGATGTCATCGGTAAATACCATCCGCATGGTGATAGTGCGGTCTATGACACTATCGTTCGTATGGCCCAGCACTTTTCCATGCGTCACGTACTGGTGGATGGCCAGGGTAACTTTGGTTCCATTGACGGTGATAACGCGGCCGCCATGCGTTACACAGAGGTGCGCATGGCGCGCCTTGCCCACGAGCTACTAGCTGACCTGGAGAAAGACACCGTCGATTGGGTTGATAACTACGACGGTACCGAACGCATACCCGCCGTGCTGCCAACCAAAGTTCCTAACCTGTTAATCAACGGGTCGTCAGGTATAGCGGTGGGCATGGCTACTAATATCCCGCCCCATAACATGCGGGAAATAATTGATGGTTGTCTGGCGTTAATTGATGATTACACGCTCACCGTCGATGACCTGATGCAGTACATTCCAGGGCCGGATTTCCCTACCGGTGGCATTATTAATGGTCGCGCGGGTATCTTAGACGCTTACCGCACCGGGCGTGGGCGTATTTATGTGCGTGCCTGCCACACTATTGAGCATGATGATAAGAGTGGCCGAGACCACATTATCATCACTGAACTGCCTTACCAGGTGAATAAAGCGCGATTGATCGAGAAAATCGCTGAGCTGGTAAAAGAGAAGAAAATCGAGGGTATTGCTGAACTTCGTGACGAATCGGATAAAGACGGCTTGCGCGTGGTGATCGAGATCAAGCGCGGCGAATCGGGTGATGTTGTCGTCAACAACTTGTTTGCGCAAACACAGCTGCAAAATGTGTTTGGGATTAACATGGTGGCGCTGGAAAACGGCCAGCCGCGCACTCTGAACATAAAAGAGATGCTTGAGGCGTTTATTCGCCACCGCCGGGAAGTTGTTACTCGCCGTACCTTATATGAATTGAAAAAAGCCCGTGAGCGTGGTCATTTGTTGGAAGGTTTGGCAGTTGCCATCTCCAATATTGATGAAGTTATCGAGCTGATCAAGGCATCTCCCAATGCCGCCGAAGCACGCGAAAAACTGTTGGCTAAAACGTGGAAGCCTGGTCAGGTTACTGCGATGCTGGAGCGTGCTGGCGCAACCTCGTGCAAGCCAGAAGATCTAGATGAGGGGTTTGGTCTAAACACGGCTGCGACGGAGTATCGACTGTCTCCCGCGCAGGCCCAAGCAATTCTCGAGCTTCGCTTGCACCGTCTAACGGGACTTGAGACCGAGAAGCTGTTAGACGAATACCTATCGATTCTTGAAAAAATAGCGGAATTCACGACCATCCTGGCCTCTCCGGATCGTCTGATGGAAGTGATTCGGGAAGAGTTGCATGCTGTGCGTGAACAGTATGGCGATGATCGCCGTACGGAAATTCAGGCTAGCCACCTTGATCTGTCGATTGAAGATCTGATCGCTGAAGAAGATATGGTGGTAACTGTTTCCCGCTCAGGCTATGCCAAGACACAGCCGTTGTCTGATTATCAAGCGCAGCGCCGTGGTGGACGTGGTAAGTCAGCCACAGCGATGAAAGATGAAGACGTTATTGAGCACCTGTTGGTGGCGTCAACCCATGACACCGTGCTGCTGTTCTCTAACCGAGGCAAAGTGTATTGGCTGAAAGTGTACGAAATGCCAAATGCCAGCCGTGGTTCGCGGGGCAAACCGCTGGTCAATATGCTGCCGCTTGAAGAAGGTGAAGCCGTCAACGCTATTCTGCCGGTGCGTGACTACGACCCCGAGCACTACATTTTCTTCGCTACGGCGAAAGGCACCGTTAAGCGCACCAGCCTTGAGCAGTTCTCCCGTCCGCGTAGTGTTGGCTTGATTGCCATTGATCTGGAAGAGGGTGACCGTTTGGTGGGAGCTGCCATTACGTCTGGCTCTGATCACGCCATGCTGCTTTCCTCCAACGGTAAGGCGATTCGCTTTGAAGAAGGCAATGTGCGCGCTATGGGGCGTACCGCCCGTGGTGTGCGCGGTATGCGCCTAGCGGGGGACGCGGAAGTCATTAGCTTGATCATACCGAAGAGCCAGCAAATTGACGCTGAAGATGACGCCGACGTAGATGCTGATGCACAGGTTGTCGCGGCCGAGAACGCTCAAGCGGAAGGTCAGATCTATATTCTCACGGCGAGTGAGAATGGCTATGGTAAGCGTACGCGCCTGGAAGAATTCCCACTGCGCGGTCGTGGTGGACAGGGTGTCATCGCGATGCAAACCAGCGAGCGTAATGGCGCCTTGGTAGCGGCAATGCAGGTCTACGACAGCGACGAAATGATGCTGATCACTGATCGTGGCACCTTGGTCCGTACTCGGGTTGAAGAAGTGTCAACGACCTCGCGTAATACTCAGGGGGTTATGCTAATTCGCCTGGGTAAAGAAGAAAAATTAGTCAAAACTGTCCGCGTGGACGAGCCTGCCGAAATAGATACGTTTGAGTCAGATATTTCAGAAACAGACGTCCTTGGCACAGATGGGGTTGATACCGATCCAGTTGCCCCAGGCGAGCCAGGCAACACTGACGATGGCGAACAGGAACAGGGAACCGATGACACGTCATTATAA
- the serC gene encoding 3-phosphoserine/phosphohydroxythreonine transaminase, translating into MTRHYNFCAGPAALPVAVLERARNELLDFQGRGLSVMEMSHRSDDFVAIADRAEADLRHLLGIPSNYKVLFLQGGASMQFAMLPMNLLGQGGSANFIQTGIWGKKAISEARRLGFNCHVAASSEANGHTAVPDEDALAISSDAAYLHYTSNETIGGLEFDYTPMVQRADGADVPLVCDMSSNILSGPIDVTQFGVIYAGAQKNIGPAGLTLVAVRDDLLGKAPSSIPSLFDYQMLADAGSMVNTPPTFAWYLAGLVFQWLKDDIGGLEAMDEINQRKAQKLYAAIDASDFYTNPIASRNRSRMNVPFVLADASLDSVFLQEADEAGFLNLKGHRSVGGMRASLYNAVPEEAVDELTAFMADFEQRRG; encoded by the coding sequence ATGACACGTCATTATAACTTTTGCGCAGGGCCAGCGGCCCTGCCTGTTGCCGTGCTTGAGCGTGCGCGCAACGAACTGCTGGACTTTCAAGGGCGCGGTCTATCTGTCATGGAGATGAGCCATCGTAGCGATGATTTTGTCGCTATTGCGGACCGTGCAGAAGCCGATCTGCGTCATTTGCTGGGGATTCCCAGTAACTACAAAGTGCTTTTCTTGCAGGGCGGAGCCAGCATGCAGTTTGCGATGCTGCCTATGAATTTGCTTGGGCAAGGGGGGAGCGCCAATTTCATCCAGACAGGCATTTGGGGTAAAAAGGCAATTAGTGAAGCCCGGCGGCTGGGCTTCAACTGTCACGTGGCAGCGAGTAGCGAGGCCAATGGTCATACAGCGGTGCCTGATGAAGATGCACTGGCGATCAGCAGCGATGCCGCTTACTTGCATTACACCTCAAATGAAACCATCGGTGGTTTAGAGTTCGACTACACGCCAATGGTGCAGCGTGCAGATGGCGCGGATGTACCTTTGGTTTGCGATATGTCATCGAACATTCTGTCTGGCCCTATCGATGTGACCCAGTTTGGGGTGATTTACGCGGGTGCTCAAAAAAATATCGGGCCGGCTGGATTAACGCTGGTCGCTGTTCGTGATGATTTGCTTGGCAAAGCGCCTAGCTCTATTCCATCGCTGTTTGACTACCAAATGCTTGCGGACGCAGGCTCTATGGTAAACACGCCGCCAACGTTTGCATGGTACTTGGCAGGCCTTGTTTTCCAGTGGTTAAAAGATGACATCGGTGGCTTAGAGGCGATGGATGAAATTAATCAGCGCAAAGCGCAGAAGCTTTACGCCGCTATCGATGCCAGTGATTTTTACACCAACCCGATTGCTAGCCGTAACCGTTCTCGTATGAACGTTCCGTTTGTGCTGGCCGATGCCAGTTTAGACAGTGTGTTCCTGCAAGAAGCTGACGAAGCAGGGTTTCTTAACCTGAAGGGCCATCGCAGTGTTGGCGGCATGCGTGCAAGTTTATATAACGCGGTGCCTGAAGAGGCCGTTGATGAGTTAACCGCCTTTATGGCGGATTTTGAACAACGAAGAGGCTAA
- the pheA gene encoding prephenate dehydratase, giving the protein MSDTPINLDDLRQRIDQLDGDILRLISERANCAQQVAHVKLAQDKDAIFYRPEREAQVLRRIMSLNQGPLDSEEMARLFREIMSACLALEQPVKVAYLGPEGTFTQQAALKHFGESAVSMPMAAIDEVFREVEAGAVHYGVVPVENSTEGVVNHTLDTFMDSSIKICGEVVLRIHHHLLISETTRRDKVSRIYSHPQSFGQCRKWLDAHYPHAERVPVSSNAEAAKLVKTEWHSAAIAGDMAAKLYGLERIAEKIEDRPDNSTRFLIIGNQDVPISGEDKTSIVVAMRNQPGALHDLLEPFHRHRIDLTRIETRPSRTGVWNYVFFIDFKGHRDEPQVAAVLEEVRLRASELRVLGSYPLGVL; this is encoded by the coding sequence ATGTCCGATACGCCGATTAATTTAGACGATTTACGTCAACGTATCGACCAGTTGGATGGCGATATTCTGCGCTTGATTAGTGAGCGCGCCAACTGCGCCCAACAGGTGGCACACGTTAAGCTTGCCCAGGATAAAGACGCCATATTTTATCGTCCTGAGCGAGAGGCGCAGGTGTTGCGCCGTATTATGTCGTTGAATCAAGGCCCGCTAGATTCAGAAGAGATGGCGAGGCTGTTTCGCGAAATTATGTCGGCGTGTCTCGCGCTGGAACAACCTGTAAAAGTCGCCTACTTAGGCCCTGAGGGTACATTTACCCAGCAGGCTGCGCTTAAACACTTCGGTGAGAGCGCTGTCAGTATGCCGATGGCAGCGATTGATGAAGTCTTTCGTGAAGTAGAGGCAGGCGCTGTTCATTACGGGGTTGTGCCGGTAGAGAACTCCACTGAAGGGGTTGTCAATCATACGCTCGACACCTTTATGGACTCGTCGATCAAGATCTGCGGTGAAGTAGTGCTACGTATTCACCACCACCTGCTAATTAGCGAAACCACGCGTCGGGATAAGGTCTCACGCATCTATTCCCACCCACAGTCGTTTGGCCAGTGCCGTAAATGGCTTGATGCTCACTATCCACACGCTGAGCGAGTGCCAGTTTCCTCTAACGCAGAAGCTGCCAAGCTGGTCAAAACAGAGTGGCACAGCGCGGCAATTGCCGGAGATATGGCGGCCAAACTGTATGGTCTAGAACGCATTGCCGAAAAGATTGAAGATCGACCTGATAATTCCACGCGCTTTCTGATTATTGGTAATCAAGATGTGCCGATATCTGGCGAGGATAAAACCTCAATTGTTGTCGCTATGCGTAACCAGCCCGGTGCATTGCATGATTTGTTGGAGCCGTTCCATCGTCACCGTATTGATTTAACGCGGATAGAAACACGGCCTTCACGTACTGGTGTTTGGAATTATGTGTTTTTTATCGATTTCAAAGGGCATCGGGATGAACCACAGGTAGCGGCAGTGCTTGAAGAAGTAAGACTACGTGCTTCTGAGCTGCGTGTGCTTGGCTCCTATCCTCTAGGCGTGCTGTGA
- a CDS encoding bifunctional prephenate dehydrogenase/3-phosphoshikimate 1-carboxyvinyltransferase, which produces MQALESSADVRSSCQESHLLIVGLGLIGGSLAAALRRSGFKGHISACDPNASEIALGIDLGLIDHGGSQLAELLDDVSMVILAVPVLAMESVMTTLADSLHRASKNVVITDVGSTKATIRDCAVRAFGEMPPSVVLGHPIAGSEKSGVAASDPALYVNHKVILTPEPNVDAGALARVEALWGAAGADVLHMSVERHDQVLARTSHLPHLLAFSLVDTLARQDERLEIFRYAAGGFRDFTRIAGSDPVMWRDIFIANRDAVLSSLDDFEAGLTRLRQAVESGDSDALIATFDRASHARHYFDTLLNKTSYQAEYHMQPHGKVTYRVQPGGQAQGRLRVPGDKSMSHRSIMLGALAEGVTEVKGFLEGEDSLATLQSFREMGVAIEGPYQGRVTIHGVGMHGLKAPAGPLYVGNSGTAMRLFAGLLAGQAFDSELTGDESLTKRPMGRVADPLRLMGATIDTAEGGRPPLKIKGGAALKGIYYDMPMASAQVKSCLLLAGMYAEGETRVREPAPTRDHTERMLNGFGYDVSREDDTCWLQGGGKLAAGPIDVPSDISSATFFLVAAAITPGADITLEHVGINPTRIGVINILSLMGADLTLENEHEVGGEPVADIRIRYAPLKGIEIPVDQVPLAIDEFPALFIAAANAQGKTCLRGAEELRVKESDRIQAMADGLAILGVEHTVVEDGIDIVGNGDNGVPSYGGGRIDSLGDHRIAMAFAIASLRANDEIIIDDCANVATSFPDFVALAQHIGMRVSVEGANDD; this is translated from the coding sequence GTGCAAGCGTTGGAATCTAGCGCTGACGTTCGGTCATCTTGCCAAGAGTCACATTTACTGATAGTTGGCCTTGGCTTGATCGGAGGGTCGTTGGCCGCCGCGCTACGGCGCTCAGGTTTCAAAGGGCATATTTCAGCGTGTGACCCTAATGCATCAGAGATCGCCTTGGGGATTGATTTAGGGTTGATAGATCATGGCGGTTCACAGCTAGCAGAACTGCTTGATGACGTCTCCATGGTGATTTTGGCTGTGCCCGTACTGGCCATGGAGAGTGTGATGACCACCCTGGCGGATTCGCTTCACCGTGCGTCTAAAAACGTGGTGATTACCGATGTGGGTAGCACGAAAGCGACGATCCGTGATTGTGCTGTGCGCGCCTTCGGGGAGATGCCGCCTTCAGTGGTGCTAGGTCATCCGATTGCAGGCTCTGAAAAAAGTGGTGTTGCCGCGTCTGACCCAGCCCTCTATGTTAATCACAAAGTGATCCTTACTCCTGAGCCGAACGTGGACGCAGGTGCGCTTGCACGGGTTGAAGCGCTGTGGGGTGCCGCTGGTGCTGACGTGCTGCACATGAGCGTAGAACGGCATGACCAAGTGCTGGCGCGTACCAGTCATTTGCCGCATTTACTGGCGTTTTCACTAGTCGATACACTGGCACGTCAAGACGAGCGATTAGAAATCTTTCGTTATGCAGCCGGTGGGTTTCGTGATTTTACCCGTATCGCTGGCAGTGACCCTGTTATGTGGCGAGATATCTTTATTGCCAACCGGGACGCCGTCTTGTCGTCGTTAGATGATTTTGAGGCAGGCCTCACGCGGTTGCGGCAGGCGGTAGAAAGCGGCGATAGCGATGCCCTTATTGCAACGTTTGATCGTGCCAGCCATGCACGCCATTATTTCGATACGTTATTGAATAAAACCAGCTATCAGGCGGAATATCATATGCAACCACACGGTAAAGTGACTTATCGGGTGCAGCCGGGCGGCCAGGCGCAAGGTCGTCTGCGCGTGCCTGGCGACAAATCAATGTCCCATCGCTCTATTATGCTGGGCGCTCTGGCGGAGGGAGTCACCGAGGTTAAAGGGTTTCTTGAAGGCGAAGACAGCCTCGCAACATTGCAGTCTTTTCGTGAGATGGGTGTGGCAATTGAAGGGCCATATCAGGGGCGAGTCACTATTCACGGCGTGGGGATGCATGGCTTGAAAGCCCCAGCAGGCCCGCTGTATGTGGGTAATTCAGGTACTGCCATGCGTTTGTTTGCCGGGCTATTGGCAGGTCAAGCATTTGATAGTGAGCTAACCGGTGACGAGTCGTTAACCAAACGGCCAATGGGGCGTGTCGCTGACCCATTGCGTTTGATGGGCGCGACTATCGACACCGCTGAAGGCGGTCGTCCGCCACTTAAAATTAAAGGTGGCGCAGCATTGAAGGGTATTTACTACGACATGCCCATGGCTAGTGCGCAGGTTAAATCCTGCTTGCTGTTAGCAGGTATGTACGCCGAAGGTGAGACTCGCGTGCGTGAGCCAGCGCCTACTCGTGACCACACCGAGCGCATGCTTAATGGCTTTGGTTACGACGTATCGCGTGAGGACGATACCTGCTGGCTCCAGGGGGGCGGTAAGCTGGCGGCAGGCCCTATAGATGTTCCTTCCGATATTTCTTCTGCAACGTTCTTCTTAGTGGCAGCAGCCATTACGCCAGGGGCAGATATTACCCTTGAGCACGTTGGTATCAATCCTACGCGCATTGGCGTCATTAATATTCTCAGCCTGATGGGTGCTGACTTAACGCTTGAAAATGAGCACGAGGTAGGCGGTGAACCGGTGGCGGATATTCGCATTCGTTATGCGCCTTTAAAAGGGATTGAAATCCCGGTTGATCAAGTACCGCTGGCTATTGACGAATTTCCCGCGTTGTTTATTGCGGCTGCTAACGCGCAAGGAAAAACGTGCTTGCGCGGCGCTGAAGAGCTGCGGGTCAAAGAGTCTGATCGAATTCAGGCAATGGCCGACGGGTTAGCGATACTAGGCGTGGAACACACAGTTGTTGAAGATGGCATTGATATCGTTGGTAATGGTGACAATGGCGTGCCGAGCTACGGCGGCGGACGTATCGACAGCTTAGGTGATCACCGTATTGCCATGGCGTTTGCAATTGCCTCTTTGCGCGCAAACGATGAAATTATCATCGATGACTGCGCGAATGTGGCCACCTCGTTCCCTGATTTTGTAGCCCTGGCGCAGCATATCGGTATGCGTGTGAGTGTGGAGGGTGCTAATGACGATTAA
- the cmk gene encoding (d)CMP kinase, whose product MTINVPVLTVDGPGGAGKGTISGLVAERLGWHLLDSGALYRLTAQAALRHDVALDDEASLALLATQLDVAFPVLGGQPQTLLEGEDVSLAIRTEQAGERASRVAALPQVREALLQRQRDFQQPPGLVADGRDMGTVVFPDAPLKIFLTASAQERARRRHLQLQEAGVGASLSSLLKEIQARDARDTQRSVAPLKPADDAITLDTTCLSIPEVVDRLTELLAQRGMVNGI is encoded by the coding sequence ATGACGATTAATGTCCCTGTGCTAACGGTCGATGGCCCAGGCGGGGCAGGTAAAGGCACCATCAGTGGTTTGGTTGCCGAACGTCTAGGGTGGCACTTGTTAGACAGCGGAGCGTTATATCGACTCACCGCTCAGGCGGCCTTAAGACATGACGTGGCCTTAGATGATGAGGCGTCGTTGGCGTTGCTTGCTACGCAGCTTGATGTCGCTTTCCCGGTACTAGGTGGGCAGCCTCAAACGCTTTTAGAAGGTGAAGACGTTTCCCTAGCGATACGAACAGAGCAAGCTGGTGAGCGCGCTTCTCGTGTAGCGGCCTTACCTCAAGTTCGTGAAGCATTGCTGCAGCGCCAGCGAGATTTTCAACAACCCCCAGGTTTGGTGGCAGACGGTCGCGATATGGGAACCGTAGTGTTTCCTGACGCGCCACTGAAAATTTTTCTGACTGCAAGTGCGCAGGAACGGGCTCGGCGAAGGCATCTACAGTTGCAGGAAGCAGGGGTGGGTGCTAGTCTATCGAGTCTTTTAAAGGAGATTCAGGCACGCGATGCACGCGATACGCAACGCAGTGTGGCTCCTCTCAAGCCGGCAGATGATGCCATAACGCTTGATACCACATGCCTGAGCATACCGGAAGTGGTTGATCGGTTGACCGAATTATTAGCCCAGCGTGGCATGGTAAACGGCATTTGA
- the rpsA gene encoding 30S ribosomal protein S1 yields the protein MSESFAELFEQSLNDINMEPGAIVAAQVVDIDGDWVTVNAGLKSEGQIPASQFRDENGELTIAIGDDVHVALEAVEDGFGETRLSREKAKRAEAWKILEAAFEKDEVVKGVINGKVKGGFTVDVDSIRAFLPGSLVDVRPVRDTAHLENKELDFKVIKLDPKRNNVVVSRRAVLEAENSAEREALLATLQEGQQIKGIVKNLTDYGAFVDLGGVDGLLHITDMAWKRIKHPSEIVAVGDEINVKVLKFDRERNRVSLGLKQLGEDPWVNIKDRYPEGTKVHAVVTNLTDYGCFAELEEGVEGLVHVSEMDWTNKNIHPSKVVQVGDDVDVMVLDIDEERRRISLGIKQCTANPWETFNAEYNKGDRVSGTIKSITDFGIFIGLEGGIDGLVHLSDISWTETGEEAVRNFKKGDEAEAVILSIDPERERISLGIKQMDSDPVAEYLSVNDKGSIVTGRIVEVDAKEAHVELATDVIAILKASEISADRIEDARNVLNEGDSIEARIVSVDRKSRQINLSVKAKEQDDTRQNLKKLRDQEPEAGGPTTIGDLIKQQMGQD from the coding sequence ATGAGCGAAAGCTTTGCTGAACTGTTTGAACAGTCTCTTAACGACATCAACATGGAGCCAGGCGCAATTGTCGCGGCTCAGGTTGTCGACATTGACGGTGACTGGGTTACCGTTAACGCTGGTCTGAAATCTGAAGGTCAGATCCCTGCGTCACAATTCCGCGATGAGAACGGTGAACTGACCATCGCTATCGGTGACGACGTACACGTTGCGCTTGAAGCCGTAGAAGATGGCTTCGGCGAAACGCGTCTGTCCCGTGAAAAAGCCAAGCGCGCAGAAGCTTGGAAGATTCTGGAAGCAGCCTTCGAGAAAGACGAAGTCGTCAAGGGCGTGATCAACGGTAAGGTCAAAGGCGGCTTCACTGTCGACGTCGACTCTATCCGTGCCTTCTTGCCGGGCTCTCTGGTTGACGTTCGTCCGGTTCGTGACACTGCGCACCTGGAAAACAAAGAGCTAGACTTCAAAGTCATCAAGCTTGACCCGAAGCGCAACAACGTTGTTGTTTCGCGTCGTGCCGTGCTGGAAGCCGAAAACAGTGCTGAGCGTGAAGCACTGCTGGCAACCTTGCAGGAAGGTCAGCAAATCAAAGGTATCGTTAAGAACCTGACTGATTACGGTGCCTTCGTTGATCTAGGCGGCGTTGATGGTCTGCTGCACATCACTGACATGGCGTGGAAGCGCATTAAGCATCCGTCTGAAATCGTTGCTGTTGGCGACGAAATCAACGTCAAAGTGCTGAAATTTGACCGTGAGCGTAATCGCGTATCGCTAGGTCTTAAGCAGCTGGGTGAAGATCCTTGGGTCAACATCAAAGACCGTTACCCGGAAGGCACAAAAGTGCACGCTGTCGTCACTAATCTGACTGACTACGGCTGCTTTGCTGAGCTGGAAGAGGGTGTCGAAGGTTTGGTTCACGTCTCAGAAATGGACTGGACTAACAAGAACATTCATCCGTCTAAAGTTGTCCAAGTTGGCGACGATGTTGACGTTATGGTTCTTGATATCGACGAAGAGCGTCGTCGTATTTCTCTGGGCATCAAGCAGTGTACTGCTAACCCGTGGGAAACCTTCAACGCTGAATACAACAAGGGCGACCGTGTTTCAGGTACCATCAAGTCAATCACTGACTTCGGTATCTTCATCGGCCTTGAAGGCGGTATTGATGGTCTGGTTCACCTGTCTGATATCTCTTGGACAGAAACCGGCGAAGAAGCCGTCCGTAACTTCAAGAAAGGTGACGAAGCTGAAGCCGTCATTCTTTCAATCGATCCTGAGCGTGAGCGTATCTCCTTAGGTATTAAGCAAATGGATTCCGATCCAGTCGCTGAATATCTGTCGGTTAACGACAAAGGCAGCATCGTTACAGGCCGGATCGTAGAAGTTGATGCCAAAGAAGCACACGTTGAGCTGGCGACTGATGTTATCGCTATCCTCAAGGCGTCTGAAATCAGTGCTGATCGCATTGAAGATGCCCGCAACGTGCTGAATGAAGGCGACAGCATTGAAGCGCGTATCGTTAGCGTTGATCGTAAGAGCCGTCAGATTAATCTGTCGGTTAAGGCGAAAGAGCAAGACGATACTCGTCAAAACCTGAAGAAACTGCGTGATCAAGAGCCGGAAGCAGGTGGCCCGACCACTATCGGTGATCTAATCAAGCAGCAGATGGGTCAAGACTAA
- a CDS encoding histone-like nucleoid-structuring protein, MvaT/MvaU family, with the protein MSLLNEYIQKEQQLKQLQEDLQRLEGDQRLKSELEFKAKLEALMNEFGKRPSDVIALLDPNADQRGSKGAAASSTRRKRRLKIYKNPHTGEVIETRGGNHKGLRSWKDEHGDEAVESWLERMED; encoded by the coding sequence ATGTCGTTATTAAATGAGTATATTCAAAAGGAACAGCAGCTAAAACAACTGCAAGAAGACTTACAGCGCTTGGAAGGTGATCAGCGCTTGAAGAGTGAGCTTGAATTTAAAGCTAAGCTTGAAGCGCTAATGAACGAGTTTGGTAAGCGTCCTTCTGATGTTATTGCATTGCTAGACCCTAACGCGGATCAGCGTGGATCCAAAGGTGCTGCGGCATCTTCTACACGCCGTAAGCGTCGTCTGAAAATTTATAAAAACCCGCATACCGGTGAAGTGATTGAGACTCGTGGCGGCAATCATAAAGGTCTGCGTAGCTGGAAAGATGAGCATGGTGATGAAGCCGTCGAATCTTGGCTAGAGCGTATGGAAGACTAA